Below is a genomic region from Fibrobacter sp..
GTCCGTTGTTACTGTTATGATGTGGCTCGGCCTCGTGACCGCCGTCTACGGCGCTCTCATGGCTCTCCGTGCTACCGACGCCAAGAAGCTCCTTGCCTTCAGCTCCATGGGCCATCTCGGTCTCGCTGTGGCAGGCGTGTTCAGCCTCTCCGAAGCAATGCTCCCCGCAGTGCTCGTTCTCCTGGTTGCTCACGGTATCTCCGCTGGCGCCCAGTTCCTCTTGATGGGTATTGCAGAACGCATGACCGGTACTCGCGAACTGGATAAGCTGGGCGGTCTCGCCCGCGTTACTCCGGTGTTCGGCACCTTGTTCGGCTTCGTTGCAATCCTCGCTCTCGCAATTCCTGGTACTGCAGGCTTCGTCGGCGAATTCACCGTTCTCATGTCTCTCTGGGATATGGGTCCGATGCCCGCTCTCGTCGCTGGCCTTTGCATCATCCTCTCTGCCGCCTACATGCTCCGCTTTGTTCAGAAGGTCATCTTCGGTGAACAGAAGTGCGAAGTTGCCGGTACCCGCATGACTGCCCTGGAAGGTTCTTCCATCGGTATCATGGGCGTGCTGCTCCTCGTGTTCGGTATGCACCCGGCATTCATCACCAACGCTCTCCACCTCTTCGACGAACAGGCCATCGAAACCATGGCCAAGCTGGCTGGCGAAAAGCCGGCTGCCGCTGCCGAAGACGAAGAAGTTGCTCCCCAGAGCATCCCGGGCGTCGATGCTGAAGTTGATGAAAACGTGGCTGAAGTCGCAGTCCCCATGACTGAAGAAGATTTCCGTCAGTTGGACTCCAACCTCGCTGCCAACGGCTTTAGCGCAGAAGAACGCGCTAACCTGATTGCCCAGCTCAAGGAAATGAATGCCGAAGAATCTGCCGAAGCCGCTGCAGAACCTGCCGCTGCTGAAGGAGGTAACAAGTAATGAATAGCATTATCAATCTCTTGCCGGTTATCCTGGTCGCTGTTGGCGCCCTCATTACCTTGGCTGCAGAACCGTTCGTCAAGGACGACAACAAGCACAAGGTGCTTCCCTGGGTTGCAACCCTCTTCGTTGCTCTCGGTGCAGGCGCTTTCGCTCTCGTCCAGAACGACACTTTCTTTAACCTCTACGCAATGGATCCTGTCCGCCGCCTGCTGGGTGTGGCTATCTTCCTTTGCGCATTCCTCGGCATTGCCGGCCTCCAGTGGACTCTCGGTCACGAAAAGTTCAAGGGTGGTGAAGCCTACGGTCTGTTGCTCCTCGCTACCTGCGGTGCAACCCTCATGACCCAGGCTATCGACTACTTGGCCCTCTTCCTGGGCATGGAACTGGCTAGCTTCCCGATCTACGCTCTCGTAGGCCTCCGTCGTAAGGACGTGAACGCTAACGAAGGTGCTTTCAAGTACTTCGTTTCCGGTTCCGTCTTCAGCGCCATCTTCCTCTACGGTGTGGCTCTCATGTACGGTGCAACTGGTACCACTCACTTCTTCGGTGCAGTGATCCCGGGCCGCGAAGCTATCTACGGAATGGGTATCCTCTTTGCCATCGTCGGCCTCCTCTTCAAGGCTGGCGCTGCTCCGGTTCACTTCTGGGTCGCTGACGTCTACACCGGCGCATCCGTTGCTGTGACCGCTTTCATGGCCGCAGTGGTCAAGGTCGGCGCTCTCGCTGCCCTCGCTTCTGTATGGCTGGGCATCCTCGTTACCCGCGCTGGCATTCAGGCTAACGTATGGAACCTCTCTGAACAGGTGACTATCGCCGGTCAGTCCAAGGCTCTCTTCTACGTCGTGCTTATCGTTGCCGTGCTCTCCATTGTGTTCGGTGCATTCGGCGGTCTCGCTCAGAAGTCCGTCCGTCGCATCTTGGCTTACTCCGCTGTGATGAACGCTGGTTTCATCGTGCTCGGCCTCCTTTTGCCGAACTACCTTGAAAACGGCACCGTCCAGATGGGCGCTATGTTCTACTTCCTCGTGACCTACGCCATCGGTTCTGCAGGTGCCCTCACCGGTATCGCATACCTCTCTGGCCGCGAAGACCGTCACGAAAACCTCTGCGATCTCCAGGGTCGCGGTCGCAAGCGTCCGTTCGTGGCTCTCGGCGTAACCGTGTGCTTGGCAAGCCTTGCCGGCCTTCCGCCTGTTGCCGGCTTCCTCGCAAAGTTCACCTTGTTCACCGAAGCATGGGCTGGTGGCATGGGCTGGGTTGCAGCTCTCGCATTTGCCCTCTCCCTGGTGGCCGCTGTGTACTACCTCCGCATTGCCTTCGTTCTCTTCATGCCGGCTAAGGCTGAATGTGAATGCAAGTGCTGCTGCGAAAAGAGCGCACCCTATAGCTACCTTCTCAAGTTCGGCGTTACCATCGCAGCTCTCGCTCTGTTGGTGATCGGCGTCCTTCCGAAGCTCGCTCTCCTCGCTTAATAGCGAACGCGCGCAATAAAGCGCCGCGCAATTAAGCGCCGCGCAATAAAGCGCCGCGCAATTAAGCACCGCGCGACAATGCGCAAAACCCCGTAGGCTAAAACCTACGGGGCTTTTTGTTTAATGGGTCGTTTAATAAGCTTGTCGTTTGATAAGCTTGTCGTTTATTCCCCGGTCTTTGTGCTGATGTCCTTCACGAACAGGAACAGGCTCTGGTTTACGTCGCTGTAGTCGTCGGCGGGGAGCATCTCCATCATGGTGGGGCGGAATACGTTTTCGTAGCGGCGGCGGTAGAAGATTTCGATGGAACTTGCGCCGCCCATAAAGTGCCTGCGCAGGAATTCCAGGTTGGTGCTGCCAAGGTAGCTTTCCAGGTCGTCGGGATGCACCAGGCCCGAAGTGCCGAAGCCGTGAAGCCATTCGGAAATCTTCTCGGAGAAACCCTGCGCACTGTTCTTTTCAGACAAGTTCATCTGGATGATGCTGAACGTATCGTAGGTGAGGTTCACCTTCAGGATCTTCGTGTAGGACCTGCAGATCGCGCCGTACGCTTCCCGCTGGCCGCGCCTGTCCACGCCTCGGGTCTTGTAGTAGTTTTCCTTGTCGCGGTACATCATCTTGTCCGCCGCGTTCTTCATCTCGGTCAAGTCGGCGTACGGGTTACGGCGCTGCTCCGCGAACCCCACCGACAAGAAAAGCTCCTTCGCCAGCTTGCCCGACCACTGTTCCGTTTCCTCCAGGATCCTCTCCTTGAAAACGGCGCCCTCCACGTCGGAAAAAAGCTGCACCATGAACTCGTCGCCACCCACGCGGTAAACCTTGCCGCTGCCCGCGAAAGCCTTCAGAATACATTCGCTGGCACCCT
It encodes:
- a CDS encoding NADH-quinone oxidoreductase subunit M translates to MLLHLLVLAPFVAAILMVATSKEDPKSSSRLAFLFALAFFGMSIANIAAGNQATEAYEWFRIPGAKGPVYYYLYSHGLGAWMVLLSTGLSLVALITARNTTCKNYRNFAIGIFALMGAMNGTFLAADAVLFFFFFEAMVIPAAVLIAGFGGKDRAKAAMTFAIYTLVGSAPMMVALWYLISQADSSLLLSLAIALQNMPEGAQTAILVSFLLAFMVKTPIFPFHGWQAISYSEAPAPLSAILTGAMSKAGVFGFIAWILPIFPMNMSVVTVMMWLGLVTAVYGALMALRATDAKKLLAFSSMGHLGLAVAGVFSLSEAMLPAVLVLLVAHGISAGAQFLLMGIAERMTGTRELDKLGGLARVTPVFGTLFGFVAILALAIPGTAGFVGEFTVLMSLWDMGPMPALVAGLCIILSAAYMLRFVQKVIFGEQKCEVAGTRMTALEGSSIGIMGVLLLVFGMHPAFITNALHLFDEQAIETMAKLAGEKPAAAAEDEEVAPQSIPGVDAEVDENVAEVAVPMTEEDFRQLDSNLAANGFSAEERANLIAQLKEMNAEESAEAAAEPAAAEGGNK
- a CDS encoding NADH-quinone oxidoreductase subunit N; the protein is MNSIINLLPVILVAVGALITLAAEPFVKDDNKHKVLPWVATLFVALGAGAFALVQNDTFFNLYAMDPVRRLLGVAIFLCAFLGIAGLQWTLGHEKFKGGEAYGLLLLATCGATLMTQAIDYLALFLGMELASFPIYALVGLRRKDVNANEGAFKYFVSGSVFSAIFLYGVALMYGATGTTHFFGAVIPGREAIYGMGILFAIVGLLFKAGAAPVHFWVADVYTGASVAVTAFMAAVVKVGALAALASVWLGILVTRAGIQANVWNLSEQVTIAGQSKALFYVVLIVAVLSIVFGAFGGLAQKSVRRILAYSAVMNAGFIVLGLLLPNYLENGTVQMGAMFYFLVTYAIGSAGALTGIAYLSGREDRHENLCDLQGRGRKRPFVALGVTVCLASLAGLPPVAGFLAKFTLFTEAWAGGMGWVAALAFALSLVAAVYYLRIAFVLFMPAKAECECKCCCEKSAPYSYLLKFGVTIAALALLVIGVLPKLALLA